In Anabrus simplex isolate iqAnaSimp1 chromosome 4, ASM4041472v1, whole genome shotgun sequence, a single genomic region encodes these proteins:
- the LOC136871731 gene encoding peroxiredoxin-6: MKLESVIPDFKAQSTQGPISFYSWLGDSWCVLFSHPADFTPVCTTELGRIAVHQHEFAKRNVKLLALSCDKLQDHKNWVADIKSYCLDIPGEFPYPIVADEKRELAVKLDMIDEESKDKESEAMTVRALYIISPDHKLKLSMVYPASTGRNVDEILRVIDSLQLTSRLKVVATPANWTPGTKVMILPHVKDEDLPKLFPKGVEKVKMPSGINYVRTTTDY; this comes from the exons ATGAAGCTCGAATCAGTCATTCCTGACTTCAAAGCCCAGAGCACACAGGGACCCATCAGCTTCTACAGCTGGCTTGGAGATTC ATGGTGTGTCCTGTTCTCTCACCCAGCAGACTTCACCCCAGTGTGTACCACAGAACTGGGTCGTATTGCTGTACACCAACATGAGTTCGCCAAGAGGAACGTCAAGCTACTGGCTCTGTCTTGTGACAAGTTGCAGGACCACAAGAACTGGGTGGCG GACATCAAGTCGTACTGCCTGGACATCCCCGGGGAGTtcccctaccccatcgtcgcagaCGAGAAACGAGAGTTGGCGGTGAAGCTCGACATGATCGATGAGGAGAGTAAGGACAAGGAATCTGAAGCCATGACAGTTCGCGCTCTCTACATCATCAGCCCGGACCACAAGCTCAAGCTGTCCATGGTCTACCCCGCTTCCACCGGCAGAAACGTGGA tGAAATCCTTCGAGTGATCGACTCTCTCCAGCTGACGTCCAGACTGAAAGTGGTGGCCACTCCTGCCAACTGGACG CCTGGCACCAAGGTAATGATCCTGCCCCATGTTAAGGATGAGGATCTGCCTAAGCTATTCCCTAAAGGAGTGGAGAAAGTAAAAATGCCTTCTGGCATCAACTATGTGAGAACGACGACGGACTACTGA